The following proteins are encoded in a genomic region of Drosophila bipectinata strain 14024-0381.07 chromosome XL, DbipHiC1v2, whole genome shotgun sequence:
- the LOC108132480 gene encoding E3 SUMO-protein ligase NSE2-like yields MDFYSLVDKFIASLTDTTKCFRELLDGTPIDYRVKIEEMHRSSMQKRVEYAEALIEMKIQHREVSKCLEECYKNCTSFKGFKIDFEKRKAALLKQKTNVKELAEFKQVKKAIEEAAKLYIPPTNGDGKNYAEFVYSIFDPWTMEVMLNPVRNKKCGHVYQRESVMRILGDSVSTRCPIEGCTNKSFLHPDILIKDEDFRQKVLRELEMDDEMIELVEVDEEDSE; encoded by the exons atggATTTTTATAGCCTAGTAGATAAATTTATTGCTTCATTAACGGATACCACAAAATGCTTTAGGGAGCTGCTCGATG GAACCCCCATAGATTACAGGGTTAAGATCGAAGAAATGCATAGAAGTAGCATGCAAAAGCGTGTGGAATACGCAGAAGCCTTAATCGAGATGAAGATCCAGCACCGGGAAGTGAGTAAGTGCTTGGAGGAGTGTTATAAGAACTGCACCTCCTTTAAAGGATTCAAGATCGACTTTGAAAAGCGCAAAGCTGCATTGTTGAAACAAAAGACAAATGTAAAGGAACTGGCAGAGTTCAAGCAAGTGAAGAAAGCCATCGAGGAGGCGGCCAAACTCTATATCCCGCCAACGAATGGGGATGGCAAAAACTACGCCGAATTTGTATACTCCATATTCGACCCGTGGACGATGGAGGTGATGCTTAATCCCGTCCGCAATAAGAAATGTGGTCATGTCTACCAGCGCGAATCTGTCATGAGAATCCTTGGTGATAGCGTTAGCACCCGCTGCCCGATTGAGGGTTGCACAAACAAGAGCTTTTTGCACCCGGACATTCTGATCAAGGATGAGGATTTTCGTCAGAAGGTGCTCCGCGAGTTGGAAATGGATGATGAAATGATTGAGTTAGTGGAAGTTGATGAAGAGGATAGTGAGTGA
- the LOC108132508 gene encoding dnaJ homolog subfamily C member 25 homolog has translation MQKLLLVLLLLPGVALGLLEGLYCGKENCYDVLGVTRESSKSEIGKSYRQLARKYHPDLHRGAEAKAAAEVQFKLVATAYEILRDEESRTDYDYMLDNPDAYYAHYYRYYRRRVAPKVDVRVVIVVVLTIVSVIQYYSGWQRYDSAIKYFATVPKYRNQALDIARDEIQERIQKKGKNKMSKTDQREELERIVRRVIAEKMDVKGGYAKPTLWDVLWVQLLICPYTLLSFIAWHAQWFWRYTLMKQPYGREQKLYLIRRHLGMGQHQFEAQEEKQLEEYLHLELWKRENFTAWKAEQDEEMKKKLAENPRYKAYRRYMKNHGPGRITFED, from the coding sequence ATGCAgaagctgctgctggtgctcctCCTGCTGCCCGGCGTGGCGCTGGGACTACTGGAGGGTCTTTACTGCGGCAAGGAGAACTGCTACGATGTCCTGGGCGTCACCCGTGAGTCCTCCAAGTCGGAGATCGGCAAGTCCTACCGACAGCTGGCCAGGAAGTACCATCCCGATTTACATCGCGGCGCTGAGGCAAAGGCGGCCGCCGAGGTCCAGTTCAAGTTGGTGGCCACTGCCTACGAGATCCTGCGCGATGAGGAGTCGCGAACAGATTACGACTACATGTTGGACAACCCGGATGCCTACTATGCCCACTACTACCGCTACTACAGGCGCCGCGTGGCTCCCAAGGTGGATGTGCGCGTGGTGATCGTGGTGGTGTTGACCATTGTCTCCGTTATCCAATACTACTCCGGCTGGCAGCGGTACGACTCGGCCATTAAATACTTCGCCACGGTGCCCAAGTACCGCAACCAGGCTCTGGACATTGCCCGGGACGAGATTCAGGAGCGCATCCAGAAGAAGGGCAAGAACAAGATGTCAAAGACTGATCAGCGGGAGGAGCTGGAGCGCATTGTACGGCGGGTGATCGCCGAGAAGATGGACGTGAAGGGTGGCTACGCCAAGCCAACGCTGTGGGACGTGCTCTGGGTGCAGTTGCTCATCTGCCCGTATACCCTGCTGTCGTTTATAGCGTGGCATGCCCAGTGGTTCTGGCGGTATACGCTGATGAAGCAGCCGTATGGTCGGGAGCAGAAGCTCTATCTGATCCGCCGCCACTTGGGCATGGGACAGCACCAGTTTGAGGCACAGGAGGAGAAACAGCTGGAGGAGTACCTCCACCTGGAGCTGTGGAAGCGTGAGAACTTTACCGCCTGGAAGGCCGAGCAGGATGAGGAGATGAAGAAGAAGTTGGCCGAGAATCCGCGTTACAAGGCCTATCGTCGCTACATGAAGAACCACGGCCCCGGCCGCATCACCTTTGAGGATTAG
- the LOC108132513 gene encoding probable isoaspartyl peptidase/L-asparaginase CG7860 gives MPRPMLLIHGGAGDISDSRIAGKFQGIKQALRCAWRLLNPENGSTGCALDAVEAAVRSMELDENFNAGYGSCLNTKGEVEMEASLMEGKDLRAGCITLLRDVMHPITVSRRLIEKKRHTFLGGEAALELALATGSEKLPPNALVTEGARFTLQEFQEQVAQGKDPFFARTELAEEKPLNSGPKTDPSGETVGAVAINSEGHIVVGTSTGGITGKWPGRIGDTPILGSGTYADNMRGGVSTTGHGETIMRYNLAQRILAAMDCKGLSPQAAADQECREMTRRLGGTGGAIVVAPSGDIGISFTSRRMAWGYVKNDTIFYGIEGQVVHQEPFTE, from the coding sequence ATGCCACGTCCCATGCTCCTAATCCATGGCGGTGCAGGTGATATATCCGATTCCCGGATTGCCGGCAAATTCCAGGGCATCAAGCAGGCCCTGCGCTGCGCCTGGCGGCTCTTGAATCCGGAGAACGGCAGCACTGGATGCGCTCTGGACGCCGTGGAGGCAGCGGTCCGTAGCATGGAGCTGGACGAGAACTTCAATGCCGGATATGGATCGTGTCTGAACACCAAAGGGGAGGTCGAGATGGAGGCCAGTCTGATGGAGGGCAAGGATCTGCGTGCCGGATGCATAACACTGCTGCGGGATGTGATGCATCCAATCACGGTGTCCAGGCGGCTGATAGAGAAGAAGAGGCACACGTTCCTTGGCGGCGAAGCGGCCCTAGAGCTGGCCCTGGCCACGGGCAGTGAGAAGCTGCCGCCAAACGCTCTGGTCACCGAGGGAGCCCGCTTCACGCTCCAGGAATTCCAAGAGCAGGTCGCCCAGGGCAAGGATCCGTTCTTTGCGCGCACAGAACTGGCCGAGGAGAAGCCCCTGAACAGTGGCCCCAAAACGGATCCCAGTGGCGAGACTGTCGGGGCCGTCGCCATCAATTCCGAGGGCCATATCGTGGTGGGGACGTCAACGGGCGGCATTACCGGCAAGTGGCCGGGACGAATCGGAGATACACCCATTCTGGGCAGTGGCACCTATGCGGATAACATGCGGGGCGGCGTCTCTACGACTGGACACGGCGAGACGATAATGCGCTACAACCTGGCCCAACGCATCCTGGCCGCCATGGACTGCAAAGGCCTGTCCCCGCAGGCTGCCGCCGATCAGGAGTGTCGCGAGATGACCCGCCGGCTGGGCGGCACTGGAGGTGCCATCGTTGTGGCTCCCAGCGGTGACATCGGCATTAGCTTCACATCGCGACGCATGGCATGGGGCTATGTCAAGAACGATACCATTTTCTATGGGATCGAGGGTCAAGTAGTCCACCAGGAGCCCTTCACCGAATAG
- the LOC108132514 gene encoding SREBP regulating gene protein encodes MWLFRRRWRSALAIICGACILLLLAIELFIVAGGGFGALHQDEYVVRTRPLLWTQQLLPPEEQLNRTRADPEARCRNSVQGRQLLADERGFVCRREELLPSGCCNPELPGIGYYSCLSCNVTTHCCGIYEYCVSCCLHPGKQPLLEQVLRSANTPKYIFTKVADHFELCLVKCRTNSHSVQHENQYRDPAAKHCYGLTEAHESQKNVAPKVAAAGS; translated from the exons ATGTGGCTTTTTAGGCGCCGGTGGCGTTCCGCGCTGGCAATCATATGTGGGGCATGCATCTTGCTGTTGTTAGCAATCGAACTATTTATAGTGGCTGGC GGCGGCTTCGGAGCACTGCACCAGGACGAGTACGTGGTCCGCACGCGTCCTTTGTTGTGGACGCAACAACTTCTACCGCCAGAGGAGCAGCTCAATCGAACTCGTGCCGACCCCGAGGCGCGGTGCCGCAACTCTGTCCAAGGCCGCCAGCTGCTGGCCGACGAGAGGGGATTCGTGTGCCGACGCGAGGAGCTACTGCCAAGCGGTTGCTGCAATCCAGAACTACCCGGCATCGGTTACTATAGCTGCCTTTCCTGCAATGTCACCACCCACTGTTGCGGTATTTACGAATACTGCGTCTCCTGTTGCCTGCATCCCGGAAAGCAGCCGCTGCTGGAACAGGTACTTCGCTCAGCCAACACGCCCAAATACATCTTCACAAAGGTCGCCGATCACTTTGAACTGTGCCTCGTGAAATGCCGAACGAACTCACACTCTGTGCAGCATGAGAACCAGTACCGCGATCCAGCGGCCAAACACTGTTATGGACTGACGGAGGCCCACGAGTCGCAGAAGAACGTGGCCCCGAAGGTAGCCGCCGCCGGCAGCTGA